From a region of the Mytilus galloprovincialis chromosome 3, xbMytGall1.hap1.1, whole genome shotgun sequence genome:
- the LOC143066244 gene encoding uncharacterized protein LOC143066244 — MKHTREKCPIGFYGEHCLYKCTIPFYGRLCSSRCNCEGCHYKYGCDVITTTDRFSLSSEPRKATLQEKQIVISEEITIDWDNDVSSIKYEAEPKDSVATLKQVIIITAVSSACTTVFLIIVIIFTLTTKRFLCKKQRVGRAVISTKAISAGGETIDQQSAFQEQSIVIQKNAIPDSQYETIDELNMLENSNIGTSQEESGERNTHISNSNSDRNSSNASGVASEDTEGYLHPYNTLEENWQNKGYQYSPCIDKTNKQDTS; from the exons ATGAAACATACGCGTGAAA AATGTCCAATAGGCTTTTATGGTGAACACTGTTTATATAAGTGCACCATTCCGTTCTACGGCAGACTGTGTTCAAGCAGATGTAACTGCGAAGG GTGTCATTATAAGTATGGTTGCGATGTAATAACAACAACAGATCG TTTTAGTTTATCAAGTGAACCAAGGAAAGCAACTCTGCAGGAAAAACAGATAGTTATTTCAGAAG aAATCACAATTGATTGGGATAATGATGTTTCTTCAATAAAATATGAAGCAG AGCCCAAAGATTCGGTAGCTACTCTGAAGCAAGTTATAATCATTACAGCGGTATCGTCAGCATGTACAACCGTGTTTCTGATAATTGTTATCATTTTCACTTTGACAACTAAACGATTTCTATGTAAAAAGCAGCGAGTCGGTCGTGCTGTGATTTCCACTAAAGCCATATCCGCTGGTGGTGAAACAATTGATCAGCAATCAGCTTTCCAAGAACAATCGATCGTTATACAGAAAAATGCCATACCTGATTCTCAATATGAAACTATCGACGAATTAAACATGTTAGAAAATTCAAACATTGGAACAAGTCAGGAAGAATCAGGTGAACGCAACACTCACATCTCAAATTCAAACAGTGACAGGAATTCATCAAATGCCAGTGGAGTGGCATCTGAGGATACTGAAGGTTACCTCCATCCATATAATACTCTAGAGGAAAATTGGCAAAATAAAGGTTATCAGTACAGTCCGTGTATTGACAAGACAAACAAACAAGACACTTCATAA